A stretch of Schaalia odontolytica DNA encodes these proteins:
- a CDS encoding sensor histidine kinase, with protein sequence MTRRRSLAGRLSRALAACVALALIVMVAASTLVMRSWMLGNMDSELHRLAQRAGEHLDVEDAPDDEVDADDDSNDDSDDGARTTPQSGGRVPRPGGPIVPGGPVVPGGPTGPGFGGSGIAEGTLQYVSEDGQAAGAVVSNFSVTYLNEPALAILAAVPTDGAPHTVRLKGLGTFRVTSQVVDGKTVLVGVQMDSVDDVVMMLVAVEVGLSLVVAIAAGFAGRAWVRRELRPLGVVRAAAADIASRDLADDAEELTRVGEEATSGPVEVADVAGALNSMIDAVEDGMERRARSEAKLRQFVADASHELRTPLASVQGYAQLARRDIDEASRTQALERISSEGARMASLVEEMLTLARLDGDRALKRENVDVIPLILDALSDAHVVAPDHAWELGEAVDVPVLGDEAALLQILTNLLANARVHTPAGTRVTVSLSRAPQGAEPVKGAPASSMVTLRVADDGPGIPAEIRNRVFDRFVRGDSSRTRDGRGSSGLGMSIVESLARAMGGSVRLVDSEKGTVIDVTLPAA encoded by the coding sequence GTGACGCGGCGGCGTTCCCTCGCTGGGCGCCTGTCGCGAGCGCTGGCCGCGTGCGTCGCCCTCGCGCTCATCGTCATGGTGGCCGCGTCCACCCTGGTGATGCGCTCCTGGATGCTCGGCAACATGGACTCCGAGCTGCACCGCCTTGCCCAGCGCGCGGGTGAGCATCTGGATGTCGAGGACGCGCCGGACGATGAGGTGGATGCGGACGATGATTCCAACGACGACTCCGACGATGGTGCCCGAACGACCCCGCAGTCGGGCGGGCGTGTGCCTCGTCCTGGTGGGCCGATTGTGCCCGGAGGACCTGTTGTCCCCGGCGGTCCCACGGGGCCCGGGTTTGGCGGTTCCGGCATCGCCGAGGGCACTCTCCAGTACGTGAGCGAGGATGGGCAGGCGGCAGGCGCGGTCGTCTCGAACTTCTCGGTGACCTACTTGAATGAGCCTGCACTGGCGATCCTGGCAGCGGTGCCCACGGATGGTGCCCCGCACACCGTGCGCCTGAAGGGGCTGGGCACGTTCCGGGTGACCTCCCAGGTCGTCGATGGCAAGACGGTCCTCGTCGGCGTGCAGATGGACAGCGTCGATGACGTGGTCATGATGCTTGTCGCGGTCGAGGTCGGCCTGTCCCTCGTCGTCGCTATCGCGGCGGGTTTCGCCGGCCGCGCGTGGGTGCGCCGCGAGCTGCGTCCCCTCGGTGTTGTGCGCGCGGCGGCCGCGGACATTGCGAGCCGCGACCTGGCCGACGACGCCGAGGAGCTGACCCGCGTCGGCGAGGAGGCCACCTCCGGCCCCGTCGAGGTCGCCGACGTCGCGGGGGCCCTGAACTCGATGATCGACGCGGTCGAAGACGGCATGGAGCGCCGCGCCCGCAGCGAGGCGAAGCTGCGCCAGTTCGTCGCCGACGCCTCGCACGAGCTGCGCACGCCGCTGGCCTCCGTTCAGGGGTACGCGCAGCTCGCGCGTCGCGACATTGACGAGGCCTCCCGGACCCAGGCGCTCGAGCGCATCTCCTCGGAGGGGGCGCGGATGGCGTCCCTCGTGGAGGAGATGCTGACGCTGGCGCGCCTGGATGGAGACCGCGCCCTCAAACGCGAGAATGTCGACGTTATTCCGCTGATACTGGACGCCCTGTCAGACGCGCACGTGGTCGCCCCCGACCACGCGTGGGAGCTCGGCGAGGCAGTGGATGTGCCCGTCCTCGGCGATGAGGCGGCCTTGCTCCAGATCCTCACGAACCTCCTCGCGAACGCTCGCGTGCACACGCCCGCTGGCACACGCGTGACCGTCTCGCTGAGCCGCGCGCCCCAGGGGGCGGAACCCGTGAAGGGGGCCCCGGCCTCGTCCATGGTGACCCTGCGCGTCGCGGACGACGGTCCCGGCATCCCGGCAGAGATCCGCAACCGCGTGTTCGACCGTTTCGTGCGCGGCGACTCCTCGCGCACGCGCGACGGCCGCGGCTCCTCGGGCCTGGGAATGTCGATCGTCGAGTCGCTCGCCCGCGCGATGGGCGGGTCCGTGCGGCTGGTCGACTCTGAGAAGGGCACCGTCATCGACGTGACATTGCCCGCCGCCTGA
- a CDS encoding response regulator transcription factor — protein sequence MATQASSDAPRVLVVDDEAMLADLLSQALRHEGWETATAKDGLDALAKATSFHPDVVILDVQMPRMDGLETLERLRARDPELPVLFLTARDAVADRVQGLRAGADDYVTKPFDLDEVAARVEALLRRAGRTQQAASTVLQVADLTLDVDSHDVRRGGEEITLTNTEFELLRYLMENVGIVLSKQKILDAVWSYDFGGQVNVVELYISYLRKKIDADRPALIRTVRGAGYIMREPQ from the coding sequence ATGGCGACCCAGGCGAGCTCAGACGCGCCCCGAGTGCTGGTTGTTGACGACGAGGCGATGCTGGCGGACCTGCTCTCGCAGGCCTTGCGCCACGAGGGCTGGGAGACGGCCACGGCGAAGGACGGGCTGGACGCGCTGGCGAAGGCGACGAGCTTCCACCCGGATGTCGTGATCCTCGATGTTCAGATGCCGCGCATGGATGGCCTGGAGACGCTGGAGCGCCTGCGCGCTCGCGATCCGGAGCTGCCGGTCTTGTTCCTCACCGCGCGCGACGCGGTCGCGGATCGAGTGCAGGGCTTGCGCGCGGGTGCGGACGATTACGTGACGAAGCCTTTCGATCTGGACGAGGTGGCGGCCCGCGTGGAGGCGCTGCTACGCCGGGCTGGGCGCACCCAGCAGGCGGCCTCGACGGTCCTGCAGGTCGCCGATCTGACCCTCGATGTGGACTCGCACGATGTGCGCCGTGGCGGGGAAGAAATCACGTTAACGAACACTGAGTTTGAATTGCTCCGGTATCTCATGGAAAACGTTGGAATCGTGCTATCCAAGCAGAAGATTTTGGACGCCGTGTGGAGCTATGACTTCGGCGGACAGGTGAACGTCGTCGAGCTGTACATTTCGTACCTTCGTAAGAAGATCGACGCGGATCGACCGGCCCTCATTCGCACGGTGCGCGGTGCCGGCTACATCATGCGGGAGCCCCAGTGA
- the recR gene encoding recombination mediator RecR, which translates to MYDGALADLIDQFGQLPGIGPKSAQRMAMHVLDAEPEDVARLVDAINAVRGRVRHCDICGNLTEEDECSICRDVRRDPSAICVVQEPKDIQAIEGARVFRGRYHVLGGVIDPIHGVGPDELNIASLMSRLADGTVTEVILATNPNVEGEATAAYLARMLSTMGVETSRLAMGLPMGGDLEYADSVTLGRALEGRRRL; encoded by the coding sequence ATGTACGACGGCGCCCTGGCCGACCTCATCGACCAGTTCGGGCAGCTGCCGGGCATCGGCCCGAAGTCCGCGCAGCGCATGGCCATGCACGTCCTGGACGCGGAGCCCGAGGACGTTGCGCGCCTCGTCGACGCGATCAACGCCGTGCGCGGGCGCGTGCGCCACTGCGACATCTGCGGCAATCTCACGGAAGAGGACGAGTGCTCCATCTGCCGCGACGTGCGCCGCGACCCCAGCGCGATCTGCGTCGTGCAGGAGCCCAAGGACATCCAGGCGATCGAGGGTGCGCGCGTGTTCCGCGGGCGCTACCACGTCCTCGGCGGCGTCATCGATCCGATCCACGGGGTGGGGCCCGACGAGCTGAACATCGCCTCGCTCATGAGCCGCCTGGCCGACGGGACGGTCACCGAGGTCATCCTGGCGACCAACCCGAACGTCGAGGGCGAGGCGACGGCCGCCTACCTCGCGCGCATGCTCTCCACGATGGGTGTCGAGACCTCGCGCCTGGCGATGGGCCTGCCCATGGGCGGCGACCTGGAGTACGCGGACTCGGTGACGCTGGGCCGCGCGCTCGAGGGGCGCCGCCGCCTCTGA
- a CDS encoding DNA polymerase III subunit gamma and tau: MTTALYRRYRPDTFDQVIGQEHVTEPLKAALRANRVTHAYLFSGPRGCGKTTSARILARCLNCAQGPTDTPCGQCESCRELATGGPGSLDVVEIDAASHGGVDDARDLRERATFAPVRDRYKIFIIDEAHMVTNQGFNALLKLVEEPPEHVKFVFATTEPERVIGTIRSRTHHYPFRLVPPDVLGPYLTGLCAEEHIGVGEGVLTLVMRAGGGSVRDTLSVLDQLMAGAIDGQVTYQTAVALLGYTDSALLDESVDALAGGDGAAAFRVVERMVESGHDPRRFVEDLLQRLRDLLIIAVAGDGARDVLADTPHDQFERMQRQAQNWGPHGLSRAADLTDEALRAMTGATSPRLQLELLVGRILVPAPAPAQAPVQGMVGMTGGGAPREASSAPSSEGSSGRFGAREAREALARKKQERAEVSAPAAQAPASSAAPAPQGMPAWGSGPDWSAPKPAVPEPSSAPAQSKPQDAPRPEAEPTRETAPAREAAPAQAEPRPAAPPQQSHESGAPQRSDNPARAEAPASGRDADMLRGRWNEVVERLSSISRVTWSMVGGNAQLGAVDGSRVVLLFPVEAMVNAFSRGPRAADVEKAINEVTGLTVSVSAQVGQASGGPATTGPSAQASHPGPAAQHSQPGGWVSEPPPFDEAAAQAAPQGDPEPEFVPEEAPAPEPVDTGWPEPARAPEPAQSGWPQPARAPEPEPAPEPEDAGWPEPATVTPIRREEPVAPTASPVTQEERPQPAERPALPERAARALAQAPTDTPEAAQASSPNGGAAPRKHSFTVFRYPGDPEPTDESADAPVQPESASSPVFDDAPIEPAAHTPSTPTGWGDPVVISGGASVNFDDGADSWTPPESAAPADVTPISAAPSAPAQAPAWLAAAPEPTSAPAPTSDPAPGFGAPEPQRDAGQTSDGPLTGRAAAEAALREKAQREAATVSTRTHAADDDSASIDDENIENSQTIGLAAVLEILGGRVIEEKMTEGGY, encoded by the coding sequence GTGACCACAGCTCTGTATCGCCGGTATCGCCCCGACACCTTTGACCAGGTGATCGGCCAGGAACACGTGACGGAGCCGCTCAAGGCGGCGCTGCGCGCGAATCGCGTGACGCACGCGTACCTGTTCTCCGGGCCGCGCGGATGCGGCAAGACCACCTCGGCGCGCATCCTCGCGCGCTGCCTGAACTGCGCGCAGGGCCCCACGGACACCCCGTGCGGCCAGTGCGAATCGTGCCGTGAGCTGGCCACCGGCGGCCCCGGTTCGCTCGATGTCGTCGAGATCGACGCGGCCTCGCACGGCGGCGTCGACGACGCCCGCGACCTGCGCGAGCGCGCTACCTTCGCGCCGGTGCGCGACCGCTACAAGATCTTCATCATCGACGAGGCCCACATGGTCACGAACCAGGGCTTCAACGCGCTGCTCAAGCTCGTCGAGGAGCCGCCCGAGCACGTTAAGTTCGTCTTCGCGACGACGGAACCCGAGCGCGTCATCGGCACGATCCGTTCGCGTACCCACCACTATCCGTTCCGCCTGGTGCCGCCGGACGTCCTCGGCCCCTATCTGACGGGCCTGTGCGCCGAGGAGCACATCGGCGTGGGCGAGGGTGTCCTGACCCTCGTCATGCGCGCGGGCGGCGGCTCGGTGCGTGACACCCTGTCGGTGCTCGACCAGCTGATGGCCGGCGCGATCGACGGCCAGGTCACCTACCAGACGGCCGTCGCGCTGCTCGGCTATACGGACTCCGCGCTGCTGGACGAATCCGTCGACGCTCTCGCGGGTGGCGACGGCGCCGCGGCCTTCCGCGTCGTTGAGCGCATGGTCGAGTCCGGCCACGACCCGCGACGCTTCGTCGAGGACCTCCTGCAGCGTCTGCGCGACCTCCTCATCATCGCGGTCGCCGGCGATGGGGCACGTGACGTCCTGGCGGACACCCCGCACGACCAATTCGAGCGTATGCAGCGCCAGGCGCAGAACTGGGGGCCGCATGGCCTGTCCCGCGCCGCCGACCTGACCGACGAGGCCCTGCGCGCCATGACGGGTGCGACCTCGCCCCGCCTGCAGCTCGAGCTCCTCGTCGGGCGCATCCTCGTGCCCGCCCCCGCCCCCGCCCAGGCACCTGTCCAGGGCATGGTTGGCATGACCGGTGGGGGAGCGCCGCGAGAGGCTTCCTCCGCGCCGTCGTCCGAGGGGTCCTCGGGCCGTTTCGGCGCGCGCGAGGCCCGCGAGGCCCTGGCTCGCAAGAAGCAGGAGCGCGCCGAGGTCTCGGCCCCGGCCGCTCAGGCTCCCGCATCGTCTGCCGCGCCTGCTCCCCAGGGCATGCCCGCGTGGGGGAGCGGCCCCGACTGGTCCGCTCCCAAGCCCGCGGTCCCGGAGCCGAGCTCCGCTCCGGCGCAGTCCAAGCCGCAGGATGCGCCGCGTCCCGAGGCTGAGCCCACCCGTGAGACTGCACCCGCCCGCGAGGCCGCGCCCGCGCAGGCCGAGCCGCGCCCCGCCGCCCCTCCGCAGCAGAGCCACGAATCCGGCGCGCCGCAGCGGTCGGACAACCCCGCCCGCGCAGAGGCCCCGGCTTCGGGTCGCGACGCGGACATGCTGCGTGGCCGCTGGAATGAGGTCGTCGAGCGCCTGTCCTCCATCAGCCGCGTCACGTGGTCGATGGTCGGCGGCAACGCCCAGCTCGGTGCCGTCGACGGCTCCCGCGTGGTCCTCCTCTTCCCCGTCGAGGCCATGGTCAACGCCTTCTCGCGTGGCCCTCGCGCGGCCGACGTCGAAAAGGCCATCAACGAGGTCACCGGCCTGACCGTGAGCGTCTCCGCGCAGGTCGGGCAGGCCTCGGGTGGACCCGCGACGACTGGCCCGTCGGCGCAGGCTTCGCACCCCGGCCCTGCCGCGCAACACTCTCAGCCCGGAGGCTGGGTTTCGGAGCCGCCCCCTTTTGATGAGGCCGCCGCGCAGGCGGCACCCCAGGGCGACCCCGAACCCGAATTCGTGCCGGAGGAGGCTCCTGCCCCGGAGCCGGTCGACACCGGTTGGCCCGAACCTGCTCGCGCGCCGGAGCCCGCGCAATCCGGTTGGCCACAGCCCGCTCGTGCACCGGAACCGGAGCCTGCGCCCGAACCCGAGGATGCAGGCTGGCCCGAGCCCGCGACGGTGACGCCGATCCGACGCGAAGAACCCGTCGCGCCTACAGCCTCACCGGTTACCCAGGAGGAGCGGCCGCAGCCCGCCGAGCGCCCCGCGCTACCCGAGCGAGCCGCCCGTGCCCTCGCACAGGCTCCCACTGATACGCCCGAGGCCGCCCAGGCCTCGTCCCCGAACGGCGGCGCGGCCCCGCGCAAGCATTCCTTCACGGTCTTCCGCTACCCGGGCGACCCGGAGCCCACCGACGAGTCGGCGGACGCACCCGTGCAGCCCGAGTCGGCCTCGTCCCCCGTCTTCGACGACGCGCCCATCGAGCCCGCCGCGCACACCCCGTCGACCCCGACGGGGTGGGGAGACCCGGTCGTCATCTCCGGGGGAGCCTCCGTGAACTTCGACGACGGCGCCGACTCGTGGACACCGCCCGAGTCCGCCGCGCCCGCCGACGTGACTCCGATCAGTGCGGCCCCGAGTGCCCCCGCGCAGGCCCCCGCCTGGCTGGCCGCAGCCCCCGAGCCCACGTCGGCTCCTGCGCCCACGTCGGATCCCGCCCCCGGATTCGGCGCCCCGGAACCCCAGCGCGACGCCGGGCAAACATCCGACGGGCCGCTGACCGGACGCGCCGCCGCCGAGGCCGCCCTGCGCGAGAAGGCCCAGCGTGAGGCTGCCACCGTCTCGACCCGCACTCACGCGGCCGACGACGACAGCGCAAGCATCGACGACGAAAATATCGAAAACTCGCAGACGATCGGCCTGGCAGCGGTCCTGGAGATCCTCGGCGGACGCGTCATCGAAGAAAAGATGACCGAGGGAGGATACTGA